From a single Stigmatopora argus isolate UIUO_Sarg chromosome 4, RoL_Sarg_1.0, whole genome shotgun sequence genomic region:
- the LOC144073546 gene encoding NAD(P)H dehydrogenase [quinone] 1-like — MAGKKVLIVYAHQSSGSFNAAAKDAAVDVLTAKGCAVKVSDLYAMKFKAIANAEDIQGQVKDAENFHYAKETKAAWEAGKLTTDITEEQCKLSEADLIIFQFPMYWFSLPAILKGWIDRVLTLGYAFSDEKRYGRGIFKDKKAVLSFTTGSEESMFSANGINGDMNVTLWPLQNGILHYCGFQVLAPQIFWAPAHRPREASANLLQAWRTRLDGLMDEAPLTFTPMDYFDVEKGFRLKPEVQQKQSTEKFGLTVGVHLGLAVPPNNMMRAGV; from the exons ATGG caGGAAAGAAGGTGCTCATCGTTTATGCCCACCAGAGCTCTGGTTCTTTCAATGCTGCCGCCAAAGACGCTGCAGTTGACGTCCTGACCGCCAAAGGCTGTGCTGTCAAAGTGTCTGACCTCTATGCTATGAAGTTCAAAGCTATCGCTAACGCTGAAGACATTCAGG GTCAGGTTAAGGATGCCGAGAACTTCCATTATGCCAAAGAGACCAAAGCGGCGTGGGAGGCTGGAAAACTGACCACTGACATTACTGAGGAGCAATGCAAGCTTTCTGAGGCTGACCTTATAATTTTCCAG TTCCCCATGTACTGGTTCAGTCTGCCCGCCATCCTCAAGGGTTGGATCGACCGTGTGCTCACTCTCGGCTATGCTTTCTCCGATGAGAAACGCTACGGTCGGGGTATCTTCAAG GACAAGAAAGCTGTACTGTCATTCACGACTGGTTCTGAGGAGTCCATGTTTAGTGCCAATGGCATCAATGGAGACATGAATGTCACACTTTGGCCACTTCAG AATGGCATCCTGCACTACTGTGGCTTCCAAGTCCTGGCACCTCAAATTTTCTGGGCTCCAGCTCACCGCCCCCGTGAGGCCAGCGCCAACCTTCTCCAAGCCTGGCGCACCCGCCTTGACGGTCTAATGGATGAGGCCCCCCTGACCTTCACGCCCATGGACTACTTTGACGTGGAGAAGGGTTTCCGGCTGAAGCCCGAGGTCCAGCAGAAGCAGTCTACTGAGAAGTTTGGCCTCACTGTGGGTGTTCACTTGGGACTGGCTGTGCCACCCAACAACATGATGAGGGCTGGAGTTTGA
- the sult2st3 gene encoding sulfotransferase family 2, cytosolic sulfotransferase 3 isoform X1 has translation MATEEIYFKHHELLLPKETHSQESLTFLARDFSFKDDDAIAVTYPKSGTTWMQEILPLVLSEGDLTPIQTIPNWDRVPWLEENRLKEVVHQLSSPRALVTHFPFQLMPQSFFSSKAKVIYVMRNPKDVIVSSYYFHQMAAFLEDPGTWEEFIDKFLEGRVMFGKWTDHVKSWKHTDLGDRIMHITYEQMIQDLPAALRLIANFLGKKLSEEVIKKIADHCSFKSMKVNIMSNFSLVPKMYMDADKSQFLRKGIVGDWKKHFSSEQLAHFSSTIYKELEGEHFTLPWNLSDTAEVADVHT, from the exons ATGGCTACAGAAGAGATTTATTTTAAGCACCATGAACTCCTGTTGCCAAAGGAAACCCATTCTCAAGAAAGTCTCACATTTCTCGCTCGGGATTTCTCGTTTAAAGACGACGACGCGATTGCTGTCACGTACCCCAAGTCAG GTACTACCTGGATGCAGGAGATCCTCCCACTGGTGCTGAGTGAGGGTGACTTGACGCCGATCCAAACCATTCCGAACTGGGATAGAGTTCCCTGGCTCGAGGAAAATAGACTAAAAGAAGTTGTGCATCAATTGTCTTCTCCACGTGCGCTGGTTACACATTTTCCTTTCCAACTCATGCCGCAATCGTTCTTCTCCTCCAAAGCCAAG GTGATCTATGTAATGAGGAACCCCAAGGATGTCATCGTGTCTTCCTATTATTTCCATCAGATGGCTGCTTTCCTTGAAGACCCTGGAACTTGGGAGGAGTTTATTGACAAATTCCTGGAAGGCAGAg TGATGTTTGGCAAATGGACTGACCATGTTAAAAGCTGGAAGCACACAGACCTGGGAGACAGAATCATGCATATCACATATGAGCAAATGATTCag GACCTTCCTGCAGCTTTACGTCTTATTGCCAATTTCCTGGGAAAGAAACTGAGTGaagaagtcattaaaaaaatagccgaCCATTGTTCTTTCAAGTCCATGAAAGTCAACATCATGTCCAACTTCAGTTTGGTTCCCAAGATGTATATGGATGCTGACAAATCTCAATTCCTTAGGAAAG GTATTGTTGGAGActggaaaaaacatttcagttCAGAACAACTGGCCCATTTCTCCTCAACCATTTACAAGGAGCTGGAGGGGGAACATTTCACTTTGCCATGGAACCTGAGTGACACAGCAGAGGTCGCAGATGTGCATACATAA
- the sult2st3 gene encoding sulfotransferase family 2, cytosolic sulfotransferase 3 isoform X2: MQEILPLVLSEGDLTPIQTIPNWDRVPWLEENRLKEVVHQLSSPRALVTHFPFQLMPQSFFSSKAKVIYVMRNPKDVIVSSYYFHQMAAFLEDPGTWEEFIDKFLEGRVMFGKWTDHVKSWKHTDLGDRIMHITYEQMIQDLPAALRLIANFLGKKLSEEVIKKIADHCSFKSMKVNIMSNFSLVPKMYMDADKSQFLRKGIVGDWKKHFSSEQLAHFSSTIYKELEGEHFTLPWNLSDTAEVADVHT; the protein is encoded by the exons ATGCAGGAGATCCTCCCACTGGTGCTGAGTGAGGGTGACTTGACGCCGATCCAAACCATTCCGAACTGGGATAGAGTTCCCTGGCTCGAGGAAAATAGACTAAAAGAAGTTGTGCATCAATTGTCTTCTCCACGTGCGCTGGTTACACATTTTCCTTTCCAACTCATGCCGCAATCGTTCTTCTCCTCCAAAGCCAAG GTGATCTATGTAATGAGGAACCCCAAGGATGTCATCGTGTCTTCCTATTATTTCCATCAGATGGCTGCTTTCCTTGAAGACCCTGGAACTTGGGAGGAGTTTATTGACAAATTCCTGGAAGGCAGAg TGATGTTTGGCAAATGGACTGACCATGTTAAAAGCTGGAAGCACACAGACCTGGGAGACAGAATCATGCATATCACATATGAGCAAATGATTCag GACCTTCCTGCAGCTTTACGTCTTATTGCCAATTTCCTGGGAAAGAAACTGAGTGaagaagtcattaaaaaaatagccgaCCATTGTTCTTTCAAGTCCATGAAAGTCAACATCATGTCCAACTTCAGTTTGGTTCCCAAGATGTATATGGATGCTGACAAATCTCAATTCCTTAGGAAAG GTATTGTTGGAGActggaaaaaacatttcagttCAGAACAACTGGCCCATTTCTCCTCAACCATTTACAAGGAGCTGGAGGGGGAACATTTCACTTTGCCATGGAACCTGAGTGACACAGCAGAGGTCGCAGATGTGCATACATAA